One Acidobacteriota bacterium genomic window carries:
- a CDS encoding class I SAM-dependent methyltransferase, which yields MNASTEQTLDANNAEARSFDDFYQRQDQSTTLKAIFREALGIAELPAAIVPYSFVSFADLQRIAALLHVQAGQSLADLACGNGSLGLWLAQQTGAHLTGVDFSAAALTAAQAKAHALNLSAQSHFALGSLTATGLTDQSFDAAVSIDAIWLAHDQQQALHEAARILHPGAPLVFTSWEQHIPMPFVKQPVADYRPLLEQADFAIETYEHLPHSEALMKDIYARIRGAQAELLTEFGPTIQGLIGEAHFVPGLVDGVNYIAPENGPHVLVCARRL from the coding sequence ATGAATGCAAGCACTGAACAAACACTGGACGCCAACAATGCCGAAGCGCGCAGCTTCGATGATTTTTATCAGCGGCAGGATCAAAGCACCACTCTCAAAGCGATCTTCCGTGAAGCTTTGGGCATAGCTGAACTACCCGCCGCCATTGTGCCGTACAGCTTTGTCTCGTTCGCCGATTTGCAACGTATTGCCGCGTTGTTACATGTGCAAGCCGGGCAGTCACTGGCCGATCTCGCCTGTGGCAACGGCAGTTTAGGCCTCTGGCTGGCCCAACAAACCGGCGCGCACCTGACGGGCGTAGACTTTTCTGCCGCCGCCCTCACCGCCGCGCAAGCCAAAGCCCACGCCTTGAATCTCAGCGCGCAAAGCCACTTCGCCCTCGGCAGTCTGACTGCCACCGGCCTGACCGACCAGTCGTTCGACGCCGCGGTTTCGATTGATGCGATTTGGCTGGCGCACGATCAGCAACAAGCCTTGCACGAAGCTGCTCGTATCCTGCATCCCGGCGCACCTTTGGTCTTTACAAGTTGGGAACAACACATCCCGATGCCCTTCGTAAAACAACCTGTCGCGGATTACCGCCCCTTGCTGGAACAAGCCGACTTTGCCATCGAAACGTATGAACACCTGCCGCATTCCGAAGCGTTGATGAAAGACATCTACGCCCGCATCCGTGGCGCGCAGGCAGAGTTGCTGACCGAGTTCGGCCCCACGATTCAAGGGCTGATTGGCGAGGCGCATTTCGTGCCGGGCCTGGTGGACGGCGTGAATTACATCGCGCCGGAAAACGGCCCGCACGTGCTGGTGTGCGCGCGGCGGTTGTAA
- a CDS encoding tetratricopeptide repeat protein has translation MKSNKLALLALAILVLTMLFSSGCGKAESSMEAAPRALPKAAPLVPEATAGAIRFLEDRVKKDPDDFIAINKLAGYYLLRLRETGNLTWLELATRAAQASLKAFPPAQNTGGLATLFQTEFAAHEFASARDHAQQLIKLDGGKAYPHQMLGDALLELGEYEAAEKAFNEMKARPQAGMAVPLRLARLAALHGKHERERLYYTEALAIAASTVPPTRETVAWCRWQLGETAFMTGDYVTAEEHYRAALVTFPDYYRALGGLARVRAARGDLNEAIELYQRATQRLPDPVFVAALGDLYQLAGRAKDAEAQYALCEQMARLGTAGGQLYNRQLALFYADHDLKPAEAYQLAQREYAARHDIYGADALAWTALKAGKLAEAQTASQEALRLGTQDARLFYHAGLIARAAGNQVAARDYLQRALKLNPQFDPLQAKRAAEALAN, from the coding sequence ATGAAAAGCAACAAGCTCGCACTTCTCGCACTCGCAATTCTCGTCCTGACCATGCTGTTCAGCAGCGGTTGCGGCAAGGCGGAATCGTCAATGGAAGCCGCGCCCCGTGCGCTGCCCAAGGCTGCGCCGCTGGTGCCGGAAGCCACCGCAGGCGCGATCCGCTTTCTCGAAGACCGCGTCAAGAAAGACCCGGATGATTTCATCGCGATCAATAAGCTGGCGGGCTATTACCTGTTGCGCTTGCGCGAGACGGGCAATCTGACCTGGCTTGAACTCGCCACGCGCGCGGCGCAGGCTTCGCTGAAAGCGTTCCCGCCCGCACAGAATACCGGCGGATTGGCCACGCTCTTTCAAACCGAATTCGCCGCGCACGAATTCGCCAGCGCGCGCGACCACGCCCAGCAACTCATCAAACTCGATGGCGGCAAAGCCTATCCGCACCAGATGCTCGGCGATGCGCTGTTGGAATTGGGCGAATACGAGGCCGCCGAAAAAGCCTTCAACGAAATGAAAGCCCGCCCGCAAGCAGGCATGGCCGTGCCGCTCCGGCTGGCGCGCCTGGCCGCGCTGCATGGCAAGCATGAACGCGAGCGGCTGTATTACACCGAGGCGCTGGCTATTGCCGCCAGCACCGTGCCGCCCACGCGCGAAACTGTTGCCTGGTGCCGTTGGCAATTGGGCGAGACGGCCTTTATGACTGGCGACTATGTCACGGCCGAAGAGCATTACCGCGCGGCGCTCGTGACCTTCCCCGATTATTACCGCGCACTGGGCGGACTGGCGCGCGTGCGCGCCGCCCGTGGCGATCTGAACGAAGCGATTGAGTTGTATCAACGCGCCACCCAACGCTTGCCCGATCCGGTTTTTGTCGCCGCGCTCGGCGATCTCTATCAATTGGCCGGACGCGCTAAAGACGCCGAGGCGCAATATGCCCTGTGCGAACAGATGGCGCGGCTGGGCACGGCGGGCGGGCAACTTTACAACCGCCAACTCGCGCTCTTTTACGCCGATCACGATTTGAAACCGGCGGAAGCCTATCAACTCGCGCAACGCGAATATGCCGCGCGCCACGACATTTACGGCGCAGACGCGCTGGCCTGGACGGCGCTCAAAGCAGGCAAGCTGGCCGAAGCGCAAACCGCCAGCCAAGAGGCGCTGCGCCTGGGCACGCAGGACGCCCGGCTGTTTTATCACGCCGGATTGATCGCGCGCGCCGCTGGGAATCAAGTTGCCGCGCGCGACTATTTGCAACGGGCGCTGAAGCTCAATCCGCAATTCGATCCGTTGCAAGCGAAGCGCGCGGCTGAGGCATTGGCGAATTGA
- a CDS encoding DUF4331 family protein, translating to MLRLRTQTQKLAAFALSISLALTLLLIPATPVGAADHGDSPSASLDRSADINDIYLFLDPSDNSRVVLLATVAGFIVPSEAVNFGVFDPAVRYRFELETNGDAVPDQFIDVTFSEKVGTSSSAQTASVNSTFLQTFTAPTTVPTLNATAPTPVVTTDASTGISFFAGVVDDPFFFDIPGFQRFVASVGAGSPNPAALQRGRDSFAGYNTLAIGLSMPIALLRARTGLTGNSLGLAYRTSRRATVTGVLPSRFPRTTYLDVDRTGNPAVNVALIPFARKNEYNAASPIDDALGRFAGSIVATLTSLGTNATNIGILASVAVTRGDYLRFDLTKANSGPGGGNNAGASFPNGRRLGDDVIDTILFFVANQNAFGDNVNSNDVPLRDTFPFFGAPQQPRDSGTDDNTRN from the coding sequence ATGTTGCGTTTACGCACGCAGACGCAAAAGCTGGCGGCTTTTGCCTTATCAATCAGCTTGGCGCTGACCTTGCTGTTGATCCCGGCGACGCCCGTGGGCGCGGCGGATCACGGCGATTCGCCCAGCGCTTCGCTGGATCGTTCCGCTGACATCAATGACATCTACCTGTTCCTGGATCCGTCGGACAACTCGCGCGTCGTGTTGTTGGCGACGGTGGCCGGGTTCATCGTGCCGTCCGAAGCCGTCAACTTCGGCGTCTTCGACCCGGCTGTGCGCTACCGTTTTGAATTGGAAACCAATGGCGATGCGGTACCCGACCAGTTCATTGACGTGACCTTCTCCGAAAAAGTCGGCACCTCATCGTCGGCACAAACGGCGTCGGTCAACTCGACGTTTTTGCAAACTTTCACCGCGCCGACCACGGTGCCCACCTTGAATGCCACCGCGCCAACGCCGGTCGTCACCACCGATGCGTCCACGGGCATTTCATTTTTCGCCGGCGTCGTGGATGATCCGTTCTTCTTCGACATCCCCGGCTTTCAACGGTTCGTGGCTTCCGTCGGAGCTGGCAGTCCGAACCCCGCCGCATTGCAACGCGGGCGTGACAGCTTCGCCGGTTACAACACGCTGGCGATTGGGCTGAGCATGCCCATCGCGTTGTTGCGCGCGCGCACCGGCCTGACAGGCAATTCGTTGGGCTTGGCCTATCGTACCTCGCGCCGGGCGACCGTGACGGGCGTACTGCCCAGCCGCTTCCCCCGCACCACCTATCTGGATGTCGACCGGACGGGCAATCCGGCGGTCAACGTCGCGTTGATTCCATTCGCGCGCAAGAACGAATACAACGCGGCCTCGCCGATTGATGACGCGCTGGGCCGTTTCGCGGGCAGCATCGTCGCCACCCTCACGTCGCTGGGCACGAATGCCACCAACATCGGCATTCTCGCCAGCGTGGCCGTGACGCGTGGCGACTATCTGCGCTTCGACCTGACCAAGGCGAACAGCGGCCCCGGTGGCGGCAACAATGCCGGCGCGAGCTTCCCGAACGGGCGGCGTTTGGGCGATGACGTGATTGACACGATTCTGTTCTTCGTGGCGAATCAGAATGCGTTCGGCGACAACGTCAATTCCAACGACGTGCCGCTCCGCGACACGTTCCCCTTCTTCGGCGCGCCGCAACAACCGCGCGACAGCGGCACCGACGACAATACGCGCAACTAG
- a CDS encoding SDR family NAD(P)-dependent oxidoreductase, which translates to MPNSIKFDFTNQVVVITGAAGNLGVAVAHAYQKAGAKLVLLDRSPDRLQKLFADMAASPDHHLATGVDVTDAAAVAAVAAETANRFGRVDALINTAGGYRAGTPVHETPLTDWDFLMDLNGRSVFNTCRAFAPQLLQQGAGKIVNIASRGALAGEAGAALYSASKSVVIRLTESLSAELKPHGINVNCVLPGLIDTPPNRAAMPNADYSRWVTPEALAEIILFLTSDAASAIHGAAIPAYGRA; encoded by the coding sequence ATGCCAAATTCCATCAAGTTCGATTTTACCAATCAGGTTGTAGTGATTACCGGCGCGGCTGGCAATCTGGGCGTCGCTGTCGCGCACGCTTATCAAAAAGCCGGCGCCAAGCTGGTGTTGCTTGATCGTTCGCCTGATCGTCTGCAAAAACTCTTCGCCGACATGGCCGCTTCACCTGATCATCATTTGGCTACCGGAGTAGATGTGACCGATGCCGCCGCCGTGGCCGCCGTCGCCGCCGAAACCGCCAACCGTTTTGGCCGCGTTGATGCGCTCATCAACACGGCGGGCGGATACCGGGCCGGGACGCCAGTGCATGAAACGCCGCTTACCGATTGGGACTTCCTGATGGACCTCAACGGACGTTCGGTGTTCAACACCTGCCGCGCCTTTGCGCCGCAACTGTTGCAGCAAGGCGCGGGCAAAATTGTCAATATCGCTTCGCGTGGCGCGCTCGCCGGTGAAGCCGGGGCCGCACTTTACAGCGCCTCAAAAAGCGTGGTCATACGCCTGACCGAAAGCCTCTCTGCCGAACTCAAACCCCACGGCATTAACGTCAATTGCGTCTTGCCGGGGCTGATTGATACGCCGCCCAACCGCGCCGCCATGCCCAACGCCGATTACAGCCGCTGGGTCACGCCGGAAGCCTTAGCCGAAATCATCCTCTTTCTGACTTCGGACGCGGCCAGCGCCATTCACGGCGCAGCAATCCCCGCGTATGGACGGGCCTGA
- a CDS encoding sigma-70 family RNA polymerase sigma factor has product MNLKLSPQNAIPRAARHTVWGTPGNHDINSPRLAQAPRPQAAAGTPAQLIPTGESRPVPHSSEEKSVQTAPDINANPGALDSRARDRELIGLVGRIAQADQTALATLYDTTNRLVYGLILRVLNDAGTAEEVLLDVYTQVWRQAASYDTQRGSPLAWLTTIARSRAIDRLRSGWQTQQRQESLDAVSDRETAAANPEEATVMSERQQLVRQALAQLSPEQREVIELAYYSGLSHSEIAAKLGQPLGTVKTRTRLGMMKLRDALGAVLGN; this is encoded by the coding sequence ATGAATTTGAAACTTTCCCCGCAAAATGCGATACCACGCGCGGCTCGACACACTGTTTGGGGGACACCGGGCAACCATGATATAAACTCGCCCCGACTGGCACAGGCTCCCCGCCCGCAAGCTGCGGCGGGGACGCCAGCACAGCTTATACCAACTGGGGAGTCACGTCCCGTACCCCACTCCAGCGAGGAAAAGTCAGTGCAAACAGCCCCAGACATAAATGCCAACCCAGGCGCACTTGATTCCCGGGCGCGCGATCGGGAATTGATCGGACTGGTTGGACGCATTGCCCAGGCGGATCAAACCGCGTTGGCCACGCTTTATGATACGACCAACCGGCTGGTCTACGGCTTGATCTTACGTGTCTTAAATGACGCGGGAACAGCCGAAGAAGTCTTGCTCGATGTTTACACCCAGGTGTGGCGGCAAGCCGCCAGTTACGACACCCAGCGTGGTTCGCCGCTGGCTTGGCTGACGACCATTGCCCGCAGCCGCGCCATTGACCGGTTGCGTTCGGGTTGGCAAACCCAACAACGCCAGGAATCGCTCGATGCCGTTAGTGATAGAGAAACCGCGGCGGCCAACCCAGAGGAAGCTACGGTCATGTCCGAACGGCAACAACTGGTGCGGCAAGCGCTGGCGCAACTTTCGCCCGAACAACGCGAAGTGATTGAGTTGGCTTATTACTCCGGCCTGAGTCATAGCGAGATTGCCGCCAAGCTAGGGCAACCGTTAGGCACAGTGAAAACCAGAACCCGGTTGGGGATGATGAAATTGCGCGATGCGCTCGGCGCGGTGTTAGGAAACTGA
- a CDS encoding cupin domain-containing protein encodes MDGSEKQVEMEIQEQLMDEAALYALGALSADERQTFEQLLATDEGLRAESQSFEALIADLALCVSAATPSPATRDKLLARIAETEQESKIVAPQLPKTVPPAVDIRLQEGTWMPLAEKVSCKTLFADPQTGLVTSLIKLEPGGYLPRHRHLGVEQTLVIEGDCIVNNQVFYPGDYRVRACDTEDGAVTTAHGTLILLIAPERFEILDSHWPN; translated from the coding sequence ATGGATGGAAGTGAGAAACAGGTTGAAATGGAAATACAGGAACAGTTGATGGATGAGGCGGCATTGTATGCGTTGGGAGCGTTAAGCGCTGACGAAAGACAGACGTTTGAGCAGTTGCTTGCGACAGACGAAGGTTTGCGCGCGGAATCCCAGTCGTTCGAGGCGCTCATCGCGGATTTGGCCTTGTGCGTGAGCGCGGCGACGCCGTCACCGGCGACACGGGACAAGCTGCTGGCTCGTATTGCTGAAACTGAACAAGAGTCGAAGATTGTCGCGCCCCAATTGCCCAAGACGGTCCCTCCTGCGGTGGATATTCGCTTGCAAGAGGGAACTTGGATGCCGCTTGCCGAAAAAGTTTCTTGCAAGACGCTCTTTGCCGATCCGCAAACGGGGCTGGTGACTTCCTTGATCAAACTGGAACCCGGCGGCTATTTGCCGCGTCACCGTCATTTGGGGGTTGAACAAACGCTCGTGATTGAGGGCGATTGCATTGTCAATAACCAGGTTTTCTATCCGGGCGATTACCGCGTCCGGGCTTGCGATACCGAAGACGGCGCCGTCACCACGGCACACGGCACACTCATTCTGCTGATTGCGCCGGAGCGCTTTGAGATTCTCGATTCACACTGGCCCAACTAA
- a CDS encoding cupin domain-containing protein — protein sequence MNDVSSTEHIEEQAALYALGALSQHEASAFTERLAEDNVAYAAELQPFERVVATLGFSAPEAVPSSLVRERLLSNIAATPRTAKSVPAAPLTNQLVATRYREIHWKDCGNGVLAKLLFKDPVARTITTLYKLAPGTTFTEHTHPGAEQCFILEGDFIVNGECFGPGDFHCATRGSTHQHITTTQGTTLLVITPADYRMG from the coding sequence GTGAACGACGTTAGTTCCACGGAACACATTGAGGAGCAAGCTGCGCTTTATGCGCTCGGCGCGCTCTCGCAACACGAGGCCAGCGCCTTCACGGAGCGGCTGGCCGAAGATAACGTCGCTTACGCTGCTGAATTGCAGCCCTTCGAGCGAGTGGTTGCCACACTCGGTTTCAGCGCGCCTGAAGCTGTGCCCTCCAGTTTGGTGCGCGAACGCTTGCTGTCCAATATCGCAGCGACGCCACGTACTGCTAAGTCCGTTCCCGCTGCTCCGCTGACTAACCAACTCGTGGCCACGCGGTATCGCGAAATTCACTGGAAGGACTGTGGCAACGGTGTCCTTGCCAAATTGCTATTTAAGGACCCTGTCGCGCGCACCATTACCACACTCTATAAACTAGCGCCCGGCACGACCTTTACCGAGCATACGCATCCGGGCGCTGAACAGTGTTTCATTCTGGAAGGCGATTTTATCGTGAATGGCGAATGCTTCGGCCCCGGCGATTTCCATTGCGCGACACGCGGCAGTACGCACCAGCACATCACCACAACACAAGGCACAACCTTGCTGGTTATTACGCCCGCTGATTACCGAATGGGCTGA
- a CDS encoding S46 family peptidase codes for MFRKTLLLALLAFSLITTPFASFADEGMWLPGALDKLPQDQLKKRGLLLKPEEIYSTAKVSLKDAVVIIGGGTGTFISPDGLIVTNHHVAFEAITAASSTENNYIENGFLANARAEEIQAKGYTVRITQESRDVTDQILAAVTPGMSDAERNRAVAGKQRDLAREFSKDGLVAQIVEAYGGAQYHLYIYQQLNDVRLVYAPPKAIGYFGGDPDNFEWPRHCGDFSFMRAYVAPDGKAAGFNKDNVPFKPKKFLALDASGVKEGDFTMVLGYPGATYRWRESYSVDYNQNVRLPFLVDTLNEQINVLTEAGNRDPVLKIKYADDIFSLSNSAKAFDGTVKGLRRSGAIERKRAEEATFNKWLDGNPALKEKYGKLLPQIADLYADLNSYGAKEQALSGLLGSGTLIFAVSTAYRRALDQEKPANERNPQFSDAALPQVLGFFQNAWKERDAAVDQQRFQAGLNRLSQLPANQKSSAVEPFFAGKTGVERQQAETDFARKAIAETPLKSFDELSKLFKMPASELRASNEPLVKLAAAVVDETAPLAKKQEAFNTAIPKARADYVRALLDWKKGPQYPDANRTLRFTYGEVKSYKPRDAVSYDWQTSLSGVIEKDTGVEPFNVPAKLKELSAKKDFGPYLDTRLKDVPVAFLTTNDITGGNSGSAVLNGRGEVIGLAFDGNFEGLGGDYNYDITSNRCLVVDIRYVLFITEKFAGADYLFKEMTIKRGKAMAASR; via the coding sequence GTGTTTCGCAAAACTTTACTGCTAGCATTGCTGGCCTTTTCTTTAATCACCACGCCGTTCGCGTCCTTTGCCGACGAAGGCATGTGGTTGCCCGGCGCGCTTGACAAGCTGCCGCAAGATCAGCTCAAAAAGCGCGGCCTGCTGCTCAAGCCCGAAGAGATTTACAGCACGGCCAAGGTCAGCCTGAAAGATGCGGTCGTCATCATCGGCGGCGGCACCGGCACGTTCATCTCGCCGGACGGGCTGATCGTGACCAATCATCACGTTGCCTTTGAAGCGATCACGGCGGCGTCCAGCACCGAGAATAACTACATTGAGAATGGCTTCCTGGCGAACGCGCGCGCCGAAGAGATTCAGGCGAAAGGCTACACCGTGCGTATCACGCAGGAATCGCGCGACGTCACCGATCAAATCTTGGCCGCCGTCACGCCGGGGATGAGCGATGCCGAACGCAATCGCGCCGTCGCGGGCAAACAGCGCGACCTCGCACGCGAATTCTCAAAAGACGGACTGGTTGCGCAAATCGTCGAAGCCTATGGCGGCGCGCAATATCACCTCTACATTTATCAACAACTCAACGATGTGCGCTTGGTGTATGCGCCGCCCAAAGCCATTGGCTATTTCGGCGGCGATCCCGATAACTTTGAATGGCCGCGCCATTGCGGCGATTTCAGTTTCATGCGCGCGTATGTGGCGCCCGACGGCAAGGCTGCCGGATTCAACAAAGACAACGTGCCGTTCAAGCCGAAAAAGTTTTTGGCGCTCGATGCCAGCGGCGTCAAAGAAGGCGATTTCACGATGGTGCTGGGCTATCCCGGCGCGACCTATCGCTGGCGCGAATCGTATTCGGTGGACTACAACCAGAACGTGCGGCTCCCGTTTCTGGTGGATACATTGAATGAGCAGATCAATGTGCTGACGGAGGCGGGCAATCGCGATCCGGTGTTGAAGATCAAATACGCCGATGACATTTTTAGCCTCAGCAATTCGGCCAAGGCCTTCGACGGCACGGTCAAAGGTTTGCGGCGTTCGGGCGCGATTGAACGCAAACGTGCCGAAGAGGCGACTTTCAACAAATGGCTCGACGGCAATCCGGCGCTGAAAGAAAAGTACGGCAAGCTGTTGCCGCAAATTGCCGACTTGTACGCTGACCTCAACAGCTACGGCGCCAAAGAACAGGCGCTGTCCGGCCTGTTGGGTTCGGGCACCTTGATCTTTGCGGTCAGCACAGCCTATCGCCGCGCGCTCGATCAGGAGAAACCGGCCAATGAACGCAACCCACAATTCAGCGATGCCGCCTTGCCGCAGGTGCTAGGCTTTTTCCAGAACGCTTGGAAAGAGCGCGATGCCGCCGTGGATCAGCAACGCTTTCAGGCGGGGCTGAACCGGCTGTCGCAATTGCCGGCCAATCAAAAATCCAGCGCGGTCGAGCCGTTCTTCGCGGGCAAAACCGGCGTTGAGCGGCAGCAAGCCGAAACCGATTTCGCCCGCAAGGCCATCGCCGAGACGCCGCTGAAATCATTCGACGAATTGAGCAAGCTCTTCAAGATGCCGGCCAGCGAATTGCGCGCCAGCAATGAACCGCTGGTCAAACTCGCCGCCGCCGTCGTGGATGAAACCGCCCCGCTGGCGAAAAAGCAGGAAGCGTTCAACACCGCGATTCCAAAAGCGCGCGCCGATTACGTGCGGGCTTTGCTGGATTGGAAGAAGGGGCCGCAATACCCCGACGCCAATCGCACGCTGCGGTTCACTTACGGCGAAGTCAAAAGCTATAAGCCGCGCGATGCGGTCAGCTACGATTGGCAAACCTCGCTGAGTGGCGTGATCGAAAAGGACACGGGCGTCGAACCCTTCAACGTGCCGGCGAAACTGAAAGAACTGAGCGCGAAGAAAGATTTCGGCCCTTATCTGGACACGCGGCTGAAAGACGTGCCGGTCGCTTTCCTGACGACCAACGACATCACGGGCGGCAATTCGGGCAGCGCGGTGCTGAACGGTCGCGGCGAGGTGATCGGTTTGGCGTTTGACGGGAACTTTGAAGGCTTGGGCGGCGATTACAATTACGACATCACCTCGAATCGCTGCCTAGTCGTGGACATCCGCTATGTGCTCTTCATCACCGAGAAGTTTGCGGGCGCGGATTACCTGTTCAAAGAAATGACGATCAAACGCGGCAAGGCGATGGCGGCGAGCCGCTAA
- a CDS encoding peptidase S10, which translates to MNRAVAVTITLLLTVCLAQAQVDPAQRGGRGRGAEQQPPTSPPTAPGQPAQARPAPPLEEKTSITHGSARIGGQQLNYTATAATYIIKADDGTPKATFFFVAYTKDEVTDKTRRPLSFVYNGGPGSASSYTHMGLGPKRIALTDDGFGMPAPYLIVENGDSFLDATDMVFIDAISTGYSRPAPGENTAQFYGVEQDATFFADFIYQYLTRNERWASPKFLIGESYGTTRSAQLSYTLQRRHQIYLNGVVLLSAVGFGNWGADDRTIFFLPTLISSAWYHKLLPPDLQKLTAAEIAQQARQFAHGEYAAALEKGDELPAAEYQKVVKNLARFTGLAPKYLEQTNLRISPFRWFKELLRDKRLTVGRIDARFTGMDADAAGERDEYDPSLASYDGSYVAMFQDYVRRELKWSTDMYYTLSARVQPWDQGQPGGPAEALRSAMTQQGHLKLLVLCGYYDVATPYNGIEHTVSHMSLEPAIRKNASFAYYEAGHMMYIEKKSREKLHKDVTAFINGAAKVEAASGGQ; encoded by the coding sequence ATGAATCGTGCTGTTGCGGTAACAATCACCCTGCTGTTGACCGTCTGTCTGGCCCAAGCGCAAGTGGACCCCGCCCAACGTGGCGGGCGGGGCCGTGGCGCTGAGCAACAGCCGCCAACCTCTCCACCCACCGCGCCAGGTCAACCGGCACAAGCGCGCCCTGCGCCACCGCTGGAAGAGAAAACTTCGATCACACACGGCAGCGCGCGTATCGGCGGGCAGCAACTCAATTACACGGCGACCGCCGCGACCTACATCATCAAAGCCGATGATGGCACGCCCAAGGCAACCTTCTTTTTTGTGGCCTACACCAAAGATGAAGTGACGGATAAAACGCGACGGCCTTTGTCGTTCGTTTACAATGGCGGGCCGGGGTCGGCCTCTTCGTATACGCACATGGGCCTGGGACCGAAACGCATTGCGCTGACCGATGATGGCTTTGGCATGCCCGCGCCGTACTTGATTGTCGAAAACGGGGATTCATTCCTCGATGCCACGGATATGGTGTTTATTGACGCGATCTCGACTGGCTACAGCCGCCCCGCGCCGGGCGAAAACACAGCGCAATTTTATGGCGTAGAGCAAGATGCCACCTTCTTCGCCGATTTCATTTATCAGTACCTGACACGCAACGAACGCTGGGCATCACCGAAATTCCTGATCGGCGAAAGCTATGGCACGACGCGCTCCGCGCAACTTTCGTATACCTTGCAGCGCCGTCATCAAATCTATTTGAACGGTGTGGTGCTGCTCTCGGCGGTCGGGTTCGGCAATTGGGGCGCGGATGACCGGACGATCTTTTTCCTGCCGACGCTGATTTCCTCGGCGTGGTATCACAAGCTGTTGCCGCCCGACCTGCAAAAACTCACCGCCGCTGAAATCGCGCAGCAAGCCCGCCAATTCGCGCACGGCGAATATGCCGCCGCGCTCGAAAAAGGTGACGAACTGCCTGCGGCGGAGTATCAAAAGGTCGTCAAGAATCTGGCGCGTTTCACCGGCCTGGCGCCGAAATACCTTGAGCAAACCAACCTGCGCATTAGCCCGTTCCGCTGGTTCAAGGAATTGCTGCGCGACAAGCGTCTGACCGTGGGCCGCATTGACGCGCGCTTTACCGGGATGGATGCCGACGCGGCGGGCGAGCGTGACGAATACGATCCGAGTCTGGCCTCTTACGATGGCTCTTACGTAGCGATGTTCCAGGACTATGTGCGCCGCGAGTTGAAGTGGAGTACTGATATGTATTACACGCTCAGCGCGCGCGTGCAGCCGTGGGATCAGGGGCAGCCCGGCGGCCCCGCCGAAGCCTTGCGCTCGGCGATGACGCAGCAGGGTCATCTGAAGTTGCTGGTGCTCTGCGGCTATTACGACGTGGCCACGCCCTATAACGGCATCGAGCATACGGTGTCGCACATGAGCCTCGAGCCGGCGATTCGAAAAAACGCCAGCTTCGCCTATTACGAAGCCGGACACATGATGTACATCGAAAAGAAATCGCGCGAGAAGCTGCACAAAGACGTGACGGCCTTCATCAACGGGGCCGCCAAGGTCGAAGCGGCAAGCGGCGGGCAGTAA
- a CDS encoding sigma-70 family RNA polymerase sigma factor, producing MGDALRSARPAQKCLGAKQAMRKNQRVSEPSRREKGWALSADSFNRLLEGLHEDRDQAGYEYEHLRRVLVTFFDWRGCAFAEDLADETFNRVARRMEEGEIIRNLPDYCYGVARRLALEILPKQSKQEDDPPEFEQLAAVEEDLDERRSREQLYECFEYCLKQLSPENQELVIQYYQTEKRAKIDNRIALANKLGVSLNVLRVRVYRLRATLEDCINKRLNEKKLQEGKKS from the coding sequence GTGGGCGACGCGTTGCGAAGCGCGCGCCCCGCTCAAAAATGCTTAGGTGCGAAGCAGGCTATGAGGAAGAACCAACGAGTGAGTGAACCATCTCGCCGGGAAAAGGGTTGGGCTTTGAGTGCGGACTCTTTCAACAGATTGTTGGAGGGATTGCATGAAGACCGCGATCAGGCTGGCTATGAATACGAACATTTACGCCGCGTGCTCGTGACGTTTTTTGATTGGCGCGGTTGCGCCTTTGCCGAAGATTTGGCGGACGAAACTTTCAATCGTGTCGCCCGGCGCATGGAAGAAGGCGAGATCATCCGGAACTTACCGGATTATTGTTACGGCGTGGCGCGACGTTTAGCACTGGAGATTTTGCCCAAACAAAGTAAACAAGAGGATGACCCGCCAGAATTTGAACAGTTGGCGGCCGTCGAAGAGGACTTGGACGAGCGCCGTAGTCGCGAACAACTGTATGAGTGTTTTGAATATTGTTTGAAACAGCTTTCGCCGGAAAACCAGGAACTTGTCATTCAGTATTATCAAACCGAAAAACGAGCCAAGATTGATAACCGGATTGCACTGGCCAATAAGCTTGGCGTTTCGCTCAATGTCCTGCGCGTGCGCGTGTACCGGTTACGCGCGACACTCGAAGACTGCATCAATAAACGGCTCAATGAAAAGAAGCTGCAAGAAGGCAAAAAGAGTTGA